A window of Neisseria canis contains these coding sequences:
- the lptM gene encoding LPS translocon maturation chaperone LptM, producing the protein MKKLFSAAALLVLLSACGYKSDLYLPKEGDKAKFGPVQTGLQFESKEPVTQPE; encoded by the coding sequence ATGAAAAAACTGTTCTCCGCCGCGGCCTTGCTGGTTTTGCTTTCGGCCTGCGGCTATAAAAGCGATCTTTACCTGCCCAAAGAAGGCGACAAAGCCAAATTCGGCCCGGTACAGACCGGCCTGCAATTCGAATCAAAAGAACCCGTTACCCAACCGGAATAA
- the lysA gene encoding diaminopimelate decarboxylase, whose product MSLKCEQLTYTELAARFGTPLYVYSRAALDEAFKAYQTAFATLNPLICYAVKANSNLSVIRRFAELGSGFDIVSGGELARVLAAGGDAGKTIFSGVGKSEAEIEFALKSGVKCFNVESLPELDRINQVAAALGKQAPVSLRINPDVDAKTHPYISTGLKANKFGIAMSEAEAAYRYAASLPHLNITGIDCHIGSQLIDLAPLTEACERILLLVDKLEAAGIALQHIDLGGGVGIVYHNEQKPDLQAYADAVAKMMDKRPQQLVLEPGRSLVGNAGALLTRVEFIKQGEEKHFVIVDAAMNDLMRPALYQAYHHIENAEPTDAAPILADIVGPVCETGDFLAQNREIAAKPGDLLVVRSAGAYASSMASNYNTRARAAEVLVGGNEAKLVRRRETIEEMLANETECL is encoded by the coding sequence ATGTCCCTCAAATGTGAACAACTCACCTACACCGAGCTTGCCGCCCGATTCGGCACACCGCTTTATGTGTACAGCCGCGCCGCGCTGGATGAAGCTTTTAAAGCCTACCAAACCGCTTTTGCAACGCTCAACCCGCTGATCTGCTATGCCGTGAAGGCCAACAGCAACCTGAGCGTTATCCGCCGCTTTGCCGAATTGGGCAGCGGCTTCGACATTGTTTCCGGCGGCGAGCTGGCGCGCGTATTGGCGGCCGGTGGCGATGCGGGCAAAACCATTTTTTCCGGCGTAGGCAAAAGCGAAGCAGAAATTGAGTTCGCGCTCAAAAGCGGCGTGAAATGTTTCAACGTAGAATCGCTGCCCGAGCTCGACCGCATCAACCAAGTGGCCGCCGCGCTGGGCAAACAAGCGCCGGTTTCCCTGCGCATCAACCCCGACGTGGACGCCAAAACCCACCCCTATATCTCCACCGGCCTGAAAGCCAATAAATTCGGCATTGCCATGAGCGAAGCCGAAGCCGCCTACCGCTATGCCGCTTCCCTACCCCATCTGAACATCACCGGTATCGACTGCCATATCGGCTCGCAACTGATCGACCTCGCCCCGCTGACAGAAGCTTGCGAACGCATTTTACTGCTGGTCGATAAGCTCGAAGCCGCCGGCATTGCGCTGCAACATATCGACTTAGGTGGCGGCGTGGGCATTGTGTACCACAACGAACAAAAGCCCGATTTGCAGGCTTATGCCGATGCCGTAGCCAAGATGATGGATAAGCGCCCGCAGCAGCTGGTTCTCGAGCCGGGCCGAAGCTTGGTAGGCAACGCAGGCGCGCTGCTGACAAGGGTTGAATTCATCAAACAGGGCGAAGAAAAGCATTTCGTGATTGTTGATGCCGCCATGAACGATCTGATGCGCCCCGCGCTTTATCAGGCTTACCACCACATTGAAAACGCAGAACCCACCGATGCCGCGCCGATTTTGGCCGACATTGTCGGCCCGGTTTGCGAAACCGGCGATTTCCTCGCCCAAAACCGCGAAATCGCCGCCAAACCGGGCGACTTGCTGGTGGTGCGCAGCGCAGGAGCTTATGCTTCAAGCATGGCCAGCAACTACAACACACGCGCCCGTGCCGCCGAAGTGTTGGTGGGCGGTAATGAAGCCAAACTCGTGCGCCGCCGCGAAACCATCGAAGAGATGTTGGCCAACGAAACAGAGTGTTTATAA
- a CDS encoding ComEA family DNA-binding protein codes for MKKLMLGVLAALSCAWSLAAVNINTATAEELKALPGIGPAKAAAIVEYRQANGAFKSVEELKKVKGIGDGIFNKLKEEATVSGAAKAKPAKPVQPKAK; via the coding sequence ATGAAAAAACTGATGTTGGGTGTGTTGGCGGCGTTGTCGTGTGCGTGGTCGCTGGCGGCGGTGAATATCAATACGGCGACGGCGGAGGAGTTGAAGGCGTTGCCGGGTATCGGCCCGGCGAAGGCGGCGGCGATAGTGGAATACCGTCAGGCCAACGGTGCCTTTAAAAGTGTGGAGGAGTTGAAGAAGGTGAAGGGTATCGGGGACGGTATCTTCAATAAGCTGAAGGAAGAGGCGACGGTGTCGGGTGCGGCGAAGGCCAAACCGGCCAAACCGGTGCAGCCCAAGGCCAAGTAG
- a CDS encoding IS630 transposase-related protein, whose amino-acid sequence MTYSTDFRKLALAKLEQGISIRKVARKPGISPDTVYKWKKNPFPKGYPKDRKPRKISRQVLLQDASQYPDAYCAERAQCFCYSTNAVYKALKRYGISRKKD is encoded by the coding sequence ATGACCTATTCAACAGACTTCCGAAAACTTGCCTTAGCCAAACTCGAACAAGGCATCTCCATCCGCAAAGTAGCCCGGAAACCCGGTATCAGTCCCGATACGGTGTATAAATGGAAAAAGAACCCCTTCCCCAAAGGTTACCCTAAAGATAGAAAACCCCGCAAAATCAGTAGGCAGGTACTTCTTCAGGATGCTTCCCAATATCCTGATGCGTATTGTGCCGAACGGGCACAGTGTTTCTGCTATTCAACCAATGCCGTCTACAAGGCATTGAAAAGATACGGTATTAGCCGAAAAAAAGACTAA
- a CDS encoding DUF4126 domain-containing protein — protein sequence MASSGFRVFLPLFALSLSAYFGMWPLNESWQWLASTNALIILGIAAITESLSYLIPFVDNLLDTIAVPLAGLAGTAVVASTAADLSPAVTWTLAIIAGGGAAAAIKGASATTRMASTATTGGLANPVFSVFETGMAVVMSVLGLFVPVLAVFLVVAVVFWLYRKYTRYQRNKMPTA from the coding sequence GTGGCCAGCTCCGGTTTCCGCGTGTTTCTGCCTTTGTTTGCACTCAGCCTGTCGGCATATTTCGGTATGTGGCCGCTGAATGAAAGCTGGCAATGGTTGGCAAGCACCAATGCTTTGATTATTCTAGGGATTGCTGCGATTACCGAATCGCTCAGCTATCTGATACCGTTTGTGGATAACCTGCTCGACACCATTGCCGTTCCGCTGGCCGGTTTGGCGGGAACGGCGGTGGTGGCTTCTACTGCTGCGGATTTAAGCCCGGCGGTAACGTGGACATTGGCGATTATTGCCGGCGGGGGCGCGGCGGCAGCCATTAAAGGCGCGAGTGCCACCACGCGCATGGCCAGCACGGCCACAACCGGCGGCTTGGCCAACCCTGTGTTTTCGGTTTTTGAAACCGGCATGGCCGTGGTGATGAGCGTGTTGGGCCTGTTTGTGCCGGTGCTGGCGGTATTTTTGGTGGTTGCGGTGGTGTTTTGGCTGTATCGGAAATATACACGCTATCAGCGGAACAAAATGCCTACGGCTTAA
- a CDS encoding DUF2288 domain-containing protein, with translation MSDLLNDKLNLETARINWQELQPHFARGAAVYVSPDLDLIQTARLMADDDTATLGKLMQQGKFGVVSEVQAQQFVADNQAMWAVVVAPWVLVQPCETDKGLTQ, from the coding sequence ATGTCCGACCTGCTCAACGATAAACTTAACCTCGAAACCGCCCGCATCAACTGGCAAGAGCTTCAGCCGCATTTTGCCCGCGGAGCCGCCGTTTATGTGAGCCCCGACCTTGATTTAATCCAAACCGCCCGCCTGATGGCAGACGACGACACCGCAACACTGGGCAAGCTGATGCAGCAAGGCAAGTTCGGCGTGGTCAGCGAAGTCCAAGCGCAGCAGTTTGTGGCCGATAATCAGGCGATGTGGGCGGTTGTGGTGGCACCGTGGGTGCTGGTTCAGCCGTGTGAAACCGACAAAGGGTTGACGCAATAA
- a CDS encoding transposase: MLIPQLPANSLVVMDNAAFHKGDAEALLEGKGHSVLWLPPYSPDLNPIEKKWVWVKAQRRKHKIMGTVLDKQSC; encoded by the coding sequence ATGTTGATACCGCAGCTTCCTGCCAACAGTCTGGTGGTGATGGACAATGCAGCTTTCCACAAGGGAGATGCCGAAGCGTTGTTGGAAGGGAAAGGGCATAGTGTACTGTGGCTGCCACCTTATAGCCCCGACTTGAATCCGATAGAGAAGAAATGGGTTTGGGTAAAGGCGCAGCGGCGAAAGCACAAAATAATGGGGACTGTGCTAGATAAGCAGTCATGCTAG